The following proteins are encoded in a genomic region of Glycine soja cultivar W05 chromosome 17, ASM419377v2, whole genome shotgun sequence:
- the LOC114391446 gene encoding 40S ribosomal protein S15a-1, with protein sequence MVRVSVLNDALKSMYNAEKRGKRQVMIRPSSKVIIKFLLVMQKHGYIGEFEYVDDHRAGKIVVELNGRLNKCGVISPRFDVGVKEIEGWTARLLPSRQFGYIVLTTSAGIMDHEEARRKNVGGKVLGFFY encoded by the exons ATGGTGAGGGTTAGTGTGCTGAACGATGCTCTGAAGAGCATGTACAATGCTGAGAAAAGGGGAAAGCGCCAAGTCATGATTAGGCCATCCTCCAAAGTCATTATCAAATTCCTTTTGGTGATGCAAAAGCACG GATACATCGGAGAGTTTGAGTATGTTGATGACCACAGGGCTGGTAAAATCGTGGTTGAATTGAACGGTAGACTGAACAAGTGTGGGGTTATTAGTCCCCGTTTTGATGTGGGCGTCAAAGAGATTGAAGGTTGGACTGCTAGGCTTCTCCCCTCAAGACAG TTTGGGTATATTGTATTGACTACCTCTGCTGGCATCATGGATCATGAAGAGGCTAGGAGGAAAAATGTTGGTGGTAAGGTATTGGGCTTCTTCtactag